One genomic region from Plasmodium chabaudi chabaudi strain AS genome assembly, chromosome: 7 encodes:
- a CDS encoding histone acetyltransferase GCN5, putative, with protein sequence MECIVASENSRFSPYHSLLTSGNIYNYLDSLQIIGNIHNKYTEINDIVDKVYKERTDLLSCVKNVKHNDANFEKFQINSITQNVQLLLRYSNAIRMCSSVDNGNGGSENGENGNEGSRNDENGNEGSGNEGCGSAGSGGGENGNGGDDGNEGDGWEDKKRCGNDDEEDEQKNKNEKSRNGNNNEDEENGHTNGEINYNVNGMNNLSKQMYDEKMKNKIDMNIKHDNIIGNMPNNMIGNLDGNNMKYDAFQGNDKMMINGNYINNNMNHPFNINKNLMMNQKNMNLNTAGKTYRGNKINEPGKTPNGMMVKENEEEYRNDNMNNTGIVNDGKKDFIKPDGMDINNMNNMGNNPNVYNQMMAGHINRINNNNLLIMKNMNNFNPMNFPMNSHNFNMMPPYNNIGSIINNSMPNMPNMPNSFMINAQMNGVSNNLNDINIGNPSSAILGILGNPSYNNSGIPNNVDPNLSKKSFSISIDKEKGNKDSGNKGGNNNETNENGKKNNIKNSSNKNINNVEGGNSKNSIKNIRIENLKFNDNIDLKNVDGIDLSPYFVNGKYCSKLSNDDKIYNIIYYIVNNSLHEYLTDFYNTEDLGYKEKDEIEEDENVQSVLKNGIAEGREITSLTPDKNGKEEQDGLVGSPEQINEAEESNKNKRNADEIDGKGSDKEDEDDDSMIRKKKKIKIENENSGIDSVSKDTQMDDDEKKDGNMASTGKCMNNLKQEMKDNENNYILNEITKSICSIINLQQLMPVNTRLNNPGLIYDPNYETIYSKWKSFLKKEQSSGNVISKCFSRDFLHTALLCNYDSIIEDLKKTAVKKKIKYFFLHLCLESDLPINVALMLFLNATKQSDKLQSLLPSETGLGYLHRDAGGAKEENMGIITFECITNDREPDHLIKLITLKNIFSRQLPKMPREYIVRLVFDRNHYTFCLLKKNTVIGGVCFRPYFEQKFAEIAFLAVTSTEQVKGYGTRLMNHLKEHVKKFGIEYFLTYADNFAIGYFRKQGFSQKISMPKERWFGYIKDYDGGTLMECYIFPNINYLRLSEMLYEQKKTVKKAIHFIKPQIIFKGLNYFTENKGGNLHPSNIPGLLEIGWKKEYKDMAAKKTQHKEVQLKDQIINVLDYLEKQQSAWPFLKPVSLSEAPDYYDIIKEPTDILTMRRKARHGEYKTKEDFGIELKRMFDNCRLYNAPTTIYFKYANELQALIWPKYEEISEMAK encoded by the exons atggaATGTATTGTAGCCAGTGAAAACAGTAGGTTTTCCCCTTATCATAGTCTTTTAACAAGTggaaatatttacaattatttaGATTCGTTACAAATTATTggaaatattcataataaatatacagaaataaatgatatagtTGATAAGGTATATAAAGAGAGAACAGACTTGTTGAGTTGTgttaaaaatgtgaaaCACAATGATGCGAACTTTGAaaaatttcaaataaattcgATTACACAAAATGTACAGCTATTGCTGAGATATAGTAACGCAATCCGGATGTGTAGCAGTGTTGATAATGGGAATGGAGGTAGTGAAAACGGTGAGAATGGAAATGAAGGGAGTAGAAATGATGAGAATGGAAACGAAGGAAGTGGAAATGAAGGATGTGGAAGTGCTGGAAGTGGTGGTGGAGAAAATGGAAATGGAGGGGATGATGGAAATGAAGGTGATGGATgggaagataaaaaaagatgTGGGAATGATGATGAAGAGgatgaacaaaaaaataaaaatgaaaaatcgagaaatggaaataataatgaagacGAAGAAAATGGTCATACAAATGgtgaaataaattacaaTGTAAATGGAATgaataatttatcaaaacaaatgtatgatgaaaaaatgaaaaataaaatagatatgaatataaaacatgataatataattggAAATATGCCGAATAATATGATTGGAAATTTAGatggaaataatatgaaatatgATGCATTTCAAGGAAATGacaaaatgatgataaacggaaattatattaataataatatgaaccatccttttaatataaataaaaatttgatgatgaatcaaaaaaatatgaatttaaATACAGCAGGAAAAACATATagaggaaataaaataaacgaaCCAGGTAAAACACCAAATGGAATGATGGTTAAAGAGAATGAAGAAGAATATagaaatgataatatgaataatactGGAATAGTCAATGATGGAAAAAAAGATTTTATAAAACCAGATGGAATGgatataaacaatatgaACAACATGGGGAATAATCCAAATGTTTATAATCAAATGATGGCTGGACATATAAAtcgtataaataataacaatcttctaataatgaaaaatatgaataattttaatcCTATGAATTTCCCTATGAATTCccataattttaatatgatGCCaccatataataatataggaagtataataaataacagCATGCCCAACATGCCCAATATGCCCAATAGCTTTATGATAAATGCCCAAATGAATGGAGTTAGtaacaatttaaatgatataaatattggaAACCCTTCTAGTGCTATCCTTGGTATTTTAGGCAACCCAtcttataataatagtggGATCCCAAATAATGTCGATCCAAACTtaagtaaaaaaagtttttcAATTTCTATTGATAAAGAGAAAGGTAATAAGGATAGTGGAAATAAAGGTGGGAACAATAATGAAACGAatgaaaatggaaaaaaaaataatattaaaaattcaagtaataagaatataaataatgttgAAGGAGGAAATAGTAAGaatagtataaaaaatatacgtattgaaaatttaaaatttaatgataatatagatttaaaaaatgttgatGGAATTGATTTAAGtccatattttgtaaatggaaaatattgTTCTAAATTATCgaatgatgataaaatatataatataatttattatattgttaataattcattacatgaatatttaactgatttttataatactgAAGATTTAggatataaagaaaaagatgaaataGAAGAAGACGAAAATGTTCAAAgcgttttaaaaaatggaattgCTGAGGGTAGAGAAATAACTTCATTGACCCcagataaaaatggaaaagaaGAACAGGATGGATTAGTTGGAAGTCCTGAACAAATTAACGAAGCTGAGGagagtaataaaaataaaagaaatgcCGATGAGATTGATGGGAAGGGAAGTGATAAAGAGGATGAAGATGATGATAGTATgatacgaaaaaaaaaaaaaataaaaattgaaaatgaaaatagtgGAATAGATTCAGTTTCGAAAGATACCCAAATGgatgatgatgaaaaaaaagatggTAATATGGCAAGTACAGGCAAATGCATGAATAATTTGAAACAAGAAATGaaagataatgaaaataattatatattaaatgaaataacaAAAAGTATTTGCtctataataaatttacaacAACTAATGCCTGTAAATACAAGATTAAATAATCCTGGTTTAATTTATGATCCGAATTATGAAAccatatattcaaaatggAAATCCTTTTTAAAGAAAGAACAATCAAGTGGAAATGTTATAAGTAAATGTTTTTCACGAGATTTTTTACATACTGCTTTATTATGTAATTATGATAGTATAATTGAagatttgaaaaaaacagcagtgaaaaaaaaaataaaatatttctttcttCACCTTTGTTTGGAATCTGATCTTCCTATCAACGTTGCATTGATGCTCTTTTTGAATGCGACGAAGCAGAGCGACAAGTTGCAG TCCCTACTTCCTTCCGAAACTGGGTTGGGATATCTGCATCGAGACGCAGGAGGAGCGAAAGAAGAGAACATGGGAATCATCACCTTTGAGTGCATAACAAATGATAGAGAACCAGATCacttaattaaattaataacattaaaaaatatattttcaaggCAATTACCTAAAATGCCTAGAGAATATATTGTCAGACTTGTATTTGATAGAAATCATTAtacattttgtttattaaaaaaaaatacagtAATTGGTGGTGTCTGTTTTAGACCTTATTTCGAACAAAAATTTGCTGAAATTGCATTTTTAGCAGTTACATCAACAGAGCAAGTAAAAGGATATGGTACTCGTCTTATGAACCATTTAAAAGAgcatgtaaaaaaatttggaattgaatattttctaaCTTATGCAG ATAACTTTGCTATAGGATATTTTAGAAAACAAGGATTTTCACAAAAGATTTCGATGCCAAAAGAAAGATGGTTtggatatataaaagattATGATGGAGGTACATTAATGGaatgttatattttcccaaatataaattatttaagatTATCTGAAATGttatatgaacaaaaaaaaacagtcAAAAAAgctatacattttataaaacctcaaattatatttaaaggattaaattattttactgAAAATAAAGGAGGAAATTTACATCCTAGTAATATACCAGGCTTATTAGAAATCGGAtggaaaaaagaatataaagatatggcagcaaaaaaaacacaacATAAAGAAGTTCAACTAAAAgatcaaattataaatgttCTTGATTATTTGGAAAAACAACAATCTGCTTGGCCATTTTTAAAACCTGTTAGTCTTTCTGAAGCCCCAGATTATTATGACATTATCAAAGAGCCTACTGATATATTGACGATGCGAAGGAAGGCCCGTCAC GGCGAGTATAAAACGAAGGAAGACTTTGGTATTGAGCTGAAGAGGATGTTTGATAACTGTCGATTGTACAACGCTCCGACGACGATATACTTTAAATATGCTAATGAATTACAAGCCTTAATCTGGCCTAAATACGAAGAAATTAGCGAAATGGCAAAGTAA
- a CDS encoding RNA-binding protein, putative, giving the protein MSIANSSKIFIGSIPKDVTEEELKTEVAKYGNVVQVYYVPATAQSPRGWAFITYEQRSEAYKAIESLDYKCIFPNSQRPLDVRFASYKHNNTNDMQVNSINKNIWQKHVTSDGHPYYYNSVTGHSQWEKPKEITPVNYPAKNTVASFGPPGANVFVFHLPSHWTDMELYQHFQHFGYVVSARIQRDANGRNKGYGFVSFNNPESALNAIKGMHGFYVSGKHLKVQLKKGEEHYIQLNSPAQPQLTPAQPYTVQQPIMGNHPQPYMTHLMYGGMDSPNQMRYNTYSLSR; this is encoded by the exons ATGTCAATAGCGAATTCttctaaaatatttataggaAGTATTCCCAAAGACGTTACCGAG GAGGAACTAAAAACAGAAGTGGCAAAGTATGGAAATGTAGTGCAAGTATATTATGTCCCAGCTACTGCTCAAAGCCCAAGAGGCTGGGCATTTATTACATACGAACAAAGATCCGAAGCATATAAAGCAATCGAATCTTTAGATTACAAATGCATATTTCCAAATAGCCAGAGACCACTAGATGTACGTTTTGCAAGttataaacataataatacaaatgatATGCAAGTTAAttctattaataaaaatatatggcaAAAACATGTAACGTCAGATGGCCATCcatattattacaattcGGTAACTGGTCATTCTCAATGGGAAAAGCCAAAAGAAATAACGCCAGTCAATTACCCCGCAAAAAATACTGTTGCTTCTTTTGGTCCTCCTGGGGCTAATGTTTTTGTATTTCACTTGCCATCCCACTGGACCGACATGGAGCTCTATCAG CACTTTCAACACTTTGGGTACGTAGTAAGCGCGAGAATACAGAGAGACGCGAACGGAAGAAATAAAGGATACGGATTTGTTAGTTTCAATAATCCTGAATCAGCATTAAATGCTATAAAAGGTATGCATGGATTTTATGTATCAGGCAAACATTTGAAAgtacaattaaaaaaaggtgAAGAACATTATATTCAACTAAATTCACCAGCACAACCACAATTAACACCTGCACAACCATATACAGTTCAACAACCTATAATGGGAAACCATCCACAACCATATATGACACATTTAATGTATGGAGGTATGGATTCTCCAAATCAAATGAGATATAATACTTATTCGTTAAGtagataa
- a CDS encoding RWD domain-containing protein, putative, which produces MDYKSEQATEKESLSLLYEYTNEFININDNSFKILIDNKNKKQSFYIQFEYTETYPNEPPIYKIVDGKNVSETLKANIEQQIKETIENNLGYSMIYNIVENIRTYILEEVEEKSMYDEMLERQLKSNETDINKEIDETTNEIVNENVLEVKELCEEKYRVTEEEFNAWRKEFYKDYLPENKNMNNADNPTGKELFEKGKFDLTEADSEDGEAKWCNEELFCDIDLNI; this is translated from the exons ATGGATTACAAAAGCGAGCAGGCAACGGAAAAGGAAAGTTTATCGTTGCTATATGAGTATACTAAcgaatttattaatattaatgataaCAGCTTTAAAATACTTAttgacaataaaaataaaaagcaaTCCTTTTACATACAATTTGAATATACCGAAACCTATCCCAATGAACCtcctatatataaaatcgTCGATG gAAAAAACGTATCTGAGACTTTAAAAGCTAATATAGAGCAACAAATTAAAGAGAccattgaaaataatttgggATATAGCATgatttataatatagtCGAAAACATAAgg ACATACATTTTGGAAGAGGTAGAAGAAAAGTCCATGTACGATGAAATGCTTGAGAGACAACTTAAGTCGAATGAAACTGATATAAACAAAGAGATTGATGAAACAACAAATGAAATTGTCAACGAAAATGTTTTGGAAGTAAAGGAACTTTGTGAAGAAAag TATAGAGTAACCGAAGAAGAATTCAATGCATGGAGAAAGGAGTTTTATAAGGACTATTTACccgaaaataaaaatatgaataatgcGGATAACCCTACAGGGAAAGAACTTTTTGAGAAAGGCAAATTTGATTTAACCGAGGCAGATTCTGAAGATg gTGAAGCAAAATGGTGTAACGAAGAATTATTTTGTGACAtcgatttaaatatttaa
- a CDS encoding serine/threonine protein kinase VPS15, putative, translating to MGNTLYSNIGQNTTDQDEIYCKYLNNLYNIYNYLLKYEHFYFMNSYTLNSFCHVLEGINNNEGHVLIKICKLKGETPKIKRILYTLKFLFSFDLFPNVLPYNRMSVYENNIYIYRKFIYKSLDNYLLNEQNNYSFCYFYIFQALLSIMQLHSMGIYHGHIKSENFLIQNNMHILITDIDILNRYIYYIPKIRYDNERKEKIDRMQGDIFNLGILILEILLKNKNISYLFHDESYDDNNDNFYSEKRKQTKLYMMESKKIKKYPNFDNNIINASKKRNSENFFHPLSLPFINKKIINEEEDYFQKNKNLRMNIDKYKYYNYHYINHINYINIYNDIYNNGTSYEFPSTGGENVTSQNIAKSKTVINENNNTKKKNRNKNNAYSNNDADINSDTGHDDKIIHAYSDYELFNDYKETKNKHSTNNHNLCTQSDIYTNTAYTLIDNYKDVNNIRNQERHKYEKPERKEVVNNRRLSYFNENENKESNESQSSGNNNNLSSSKIQNDAYNKTTSCVLSSSEGSDTNVRRKEKSAPYKIWKIVSLVKNPFVIYSLINHFFLEKNKNIFKIFNYWSHHIFPSTYKYVFFPLCILQFHPIFRKPEFFILLIHFNLPFILFHFDIFSKKEKDKYALIKRASNIYKKKKKNEKKKNYSYFNTNYQPRRNSDRSLKPSSGKCQKNKKKHINTIAYYINVVRNHTTDINKYQMRTYIKDTNLNSNVKAQILDQWKAYKKHNKIENEKGSEKKNTKKLYHCKSYFPFPILSYNNAHDFYKFFLLFYKNVYYSIFYEETSYIDIFKSLEMYKRGIYLSLFRDFYFKNAHANNLYRDKIINRGIKKNDSTKISNTHEYNYKWNYTEDIYQLINILICSYNFILYDSIKILILEIIYLIICHIKNENLQRELIPFLFYSFKKTNDENIKVVIIKCIYIIINNGNKCEYFYMYIDKFLPSFFTLKNTPQNYQKYVHAKYLPLFATITIQYIYNSCLLKQMGKKSLRNRERKHVTKNSIQDISSLDESSYFTNTQTSDTCSSIEIYDTTGDNNNSSSSVLTESAYMTILKDMRNKFISTLNEPNDVILFEFYQNIIMFCTIMNKKWVKVYILPYMLKNGYKIKNIFIKAICIKTIIKIVFYINEKGPFKILSEYIKSIIFEENNELVLKILLYEFLFILKKNSKKWSACTTPKIPYNMIIMKSLKQKNRKKKKKKNIIPLLFFKKINFTPLLNHPSSKISDLTYNIIHILQKIEL from the exons ATGGGGAACACATTATATAGTAATATAGGGCAAAATACAACAGATCAGGATGAGatatattgtaaatatttgaataacCTATACAACatatacaattatttattaaaatatgagcatttctattttatgaattcCTATACCCTTAATTCCTTTTGCCATGTCCTTGAG ggaattaataataatgaggGTCATGTACTAATcaaaatttgtaaattaaAAGGAGAAACcccaaaaataaaaagaatattatataccctcaaattccttttttcatttgatcTCTTCCCGAATGT CCTGCCATATAACCGAATGAGTGTCtacgaaaataatatttatatttatcgaAAATTCATATACAAAAGTTTAGATAACTATTTATTGAACGAACAGAATAACTATAGTTTTTGTTACTTTTACATATTTCAAGCATTGTTATCAATAATGCAGCTACATTCGATGGGCATTTATCATGGTCACATAAAAAGCgaaaactttttaatacaaaataatatgcatatccTTATAACagatatagatatattgAATAGATACATTTACTATATTCCAAAAATAAG GTATGACAACGAACGAAAGGAGAAAATAGATAGAATGCAAGGAGATATATTCAACTTGGGAATACTAATTTTAGAAattttactaaaaaataaaaacatttcttatttatttcatgaTGAAAGctatgatgataataatgataatttttattcagaaaaaagaaagcaAACAAAGCTATATATGATGGAAAgtaaaaagataaaaaaatatccaaattttgataataatattattaacgcatcaaaaaaaagaaatagcgaaaatttttttcatcctTTATCCTTGCcattcataaataaaaaaattataaatgaagaagaagattattttcaaaaaaataaaaatttgagAATGAATATagacaaatataaatattataactatcattatattaatcatattaattatattaacatatacaatgatatatataacaatggTACGTCTTACGAATTTCCAAGTACAGGGGGTGAAAACGTGACTAGCCAAAATATAGCTAAAAGTAAAACagtaataaatgaaaacaataatacaaaaaaaaaaaatagaaataaaaataatgcttATAGTAATAATGATGCTGATATAAATAGTGACACTGGGcatgatgataaaattattcatGCTTATAGTGattatgaattatttaacgattataaagaaacaaaaaataaacattcCACAAATAATCACAATCTATGCACACAATCtgatatttatacaaatacAGCATATACCCTAATTGACAACTACAAGgatgttaataatattcgAAATCAGGAAAGACATAAATACGAAAAACCTGAAAGAAAAGAGGTTGTAAATAATAGAAGGTTAAGTTATTTTAATGAGAATGAAAACAAAGAAAGTAATGAAAGCCAAAGTAgtggaaataataataatttatctaGCAGCAAAATTCAAAATGATGCATACAATAAAACTACAAGTTGTGTTTTGAGCAGTAGTGAAGGTAGTGATACAAATGTTagaagaaaagaaaaaagtgctccatataaaatatggaaaatagTTAGTTTAGTTAAAAATCCGTttgttatttattcattaattaatcatttttttttggaaaaaaataaaaatatatttaaaatatttaattattggTCTCACCATATTTTTCCGAgcacatataaatatgtattctTCCCCCTTTGTATACTTCAATTCCATCCAATTTTTCGAAAACccgaattttttattttactaatACATTTCAATTTgccatttatattatttcattttgatattttctcaaaaaaggaaaaagacaaatacgctttaataaaaagggcttcaaatatttataaaaaaaaaaaaaaaaatgaaaaaaaaaaaaattatagctATTTTAATACCAACTACCAGCCACGCCGTAATAGTGATCGATCCTTAAAACCGAGTTCAGGAAAGTGccagaaaaacaaaaaaaaacatataaacaCAATTGCTTACTACATAAATGTTGTTAGAAACCATACGACCgacattaataaatatcaaATGAGAACTTACATCAAGGATACAAATTTAAACAGTAACGTAAAGGCACAAATATTGGATCAGTGGAAAGCTTATAAAAAGCACAACAAAATAGAAAACGAAAAGGGAAgcgaaaagaaaaatactaaaaaattgtatcaCTGCAAATCCTATTTCCCTTTCCCAATATTATCCTATAATAATGCCCatgatttttataaattttttttattattttataaaaatgtgtattattccatattttatgaagaAACAAGTTATATAGACATTTTCAAATCTCTGGAAATGTACAAAAGAGGTATTTACTTGTCTCTATTTAGAGACTTTTACTTTAAAAATGCACATGCTAACAATCTTTATCgtgataaaattattaatcggggtattaaaaaaaatgattctACAAAAATTTCTAATACTCATGAATATAACTACAAATGGAATTACACCGAAGATATATATCaactaataaatattttgatatgctcttataattttattttatatgattcCATTAAAATTCTCATACttgaaataatatacttaATAATATGTCATATAAAGAATGAGAATTTACAAAGAGAATTGATAccgtttttattttatagttttaaaaagacaaatgatgaaaatattaaagttGTTATAAtcaaatgtatttatataataataaataatggaaataaatgtgaatatttttatatgtacattgataaatttttacCTAGCTTTTTTACGCTCAAAAATACACCacaaaattatcaaaaatatgtacatgcAAAATATTTGCCCCTATTTGCAACCATAACAATtcagtatatatataattcatgtttattaaaacaaatggGAAAGAAATCATTAAGAAATCGAGAAAGAAAGCatgttacaaaaaatagtatacaAGATATAAGTAGTCTTGACGAAAGCAGCTATTTTACAAATACCCAAACAAGTGACACATGTAGTAGTATAGAAATTTATGACACCACtggtgataataataatagtagtaGTAGTGTCTTAACTGAATCGGCATATATGACAATACTAAAAGATATgagaaataaatttatatccaCTTTAAATGAACCGAATGATgtgattttatttgaattttatcaaaatataatcatgTTTTGTACAATTATGAATAAGAAATGGGTTAAAGTCTATATATTACCATATATGCTAAAAAATggttataaaataaaaaatatttttatcaaagctatttgtattaaaactattattaaaattgtcttttatattaatgaaaaagggCCATTTAAAATTCTTTcagaatatattaaatcaataatattcgaagaaaataatgaactcgttttaaaaattttgttatatgaatttctttttattttaaaaaaaaattctaaaAAATGGTCAGCATGTACTACTCCCAAGATCCcatataatatgataattatgaaatccttaaaacaaaaaaataggaaaaaaaaaaaaaaaaaaaatattattccgcttttattttttaaaaaaatcaatttCACTCCCCTTTTAAATCATCCATCCTCCAAAATCTCAGATCTAACATAcaatataattcatattttacaaaaaatagaattatAG
- a CDS encoding U5 small nuclear ribonucleoprotein 40 kDa protein, putative — translation MAIVQSEGYALEVDKTEDGERKTGLFYQNMLINSHKGEVYSINFSSDGKFIASSSFDMTVMVHNVYNECETVNVFRGHKNAVLQVKWTKDDTYLCSVSADHNAFLWDVEIEQKIRSFKSHTSVINSLNIIDYNIFATCSDDGSLKFWDFRNKNCIYTIQDNFPLLCVCGNKKGDTIYASSVDNTIKIFDTKTYQLKDTLKGHKDYISGLDINNDETILASISADETICFWDIQPFPCDDKLLYSLNSPKYNIDYNLIRLAFNNDNLLACGSGDSYLYIYDYKQKNLKYTLPGHTSTINDVAFHPIEEIVASCSSDCNIFLGEL, via the coding sequence ATGGCGATAGTACAATCTGAAGGATATGCCCTAGAGGTTGATAAAACAGAAGATGGTGAAAGAAAAACTGGAttgttttatcaaaatatgcTAATAAATAGTCACAAAGGAGAAGTATATTCAATAAACTTTTCTTCTGATGGTAAATTTATAGCATCATCCAGTTTTGATATGACTGTAATGGTACATAATGTTTATAACGAATGTGAAACTGTTAATGTTTTTCGAGGACATAAAAATGCAGTGTTACAAGTCAAATGGACAAAAGATGATACCTATTTATGTAGTGTATCAGCTGATCATAATGCCTTTCTTTGGGATGTTGAAAttgaacaaaaaataagaagTTTTAAAAGCCATACAAGCGTAATTAAtagtttaaatataattgattataatatatttgctaCATGTAGTGATGATGGTAGTTTAAAATTTTGGGATTttcgaaataaaaattgtatatatactattcaagataattttccattattATGTGTGtgtggaaataaaaaaggagaTACTATATATGCTAGCTCAGTTGATAatactataaaaatttttgataCTAAAACTTATCAATTAAAAGATACATTAAAAGGACATAAAGATTATATAAGTGGAttggatataaataatgatgaaacTATATTAGCTTCAATAAGTGCTGATGAAACAATCTGTTTTTGGGATATTCAGCCTTTTCCTTGTgatgataaattattatattctttaaattcaccaaaatataatattgattACAATTTAATAAGGTTAGcatttaataatgataatttacTTGCTTGCGGAAGTGGAGATagctatttatatatttacgattataagcaaaaaaatttaaaatatacattgCCTGGTCATACAAGTACAATAAATGATGTCGCTTTTCATCCGATTGAGGAAATTGTTGCATCCTGTTCCTCTGATTGCAACATATTTTTGGGCGAGTTATAG